A window from Roseburia sp. 499 encodes these proteins:
- a CDS encoding phosphopantetheine-binding protein, with amino-acid sequence MKEEILAMLKDINPYVDINEQTNLLEEDILDSMGLLLLITELEEKYNVEVPLDDLKLEDFENLNSIIEFVKSLI; translated from the coding sequence ATGAAGGAAGAAATATTAGCAATGTTAAAGGATATAAATCCTTACGTGGATATTAACGAACAAACAAATTTATTAGAAGAAGATATTTTGGATTCTATGGGACTTTTACTTTTGATAACAGAATTAGAAGAGAAATATAATGTAGAAGTCCCATTAGATGATTTAAAATTAGAAGATTTTGAAAATTTGAATAGTATAATAGAATTTGTAAAAAGCTTAATTTGA
- a CDS encoding amino acid adenylation domain-containing protein produces the protein MITNVVQYLDRQLREQKDKVAVAEEKVELTFEEIHFGATNIAQHIHTERLRYFNKPIIVFCTKSVMEYVALMGVLYSGNYYVPLDVKMPKERLKLIIGLLEAEIAITTSNLVSLLQETGFVGKIILLEKEVCERIPKGSVEKWSQNTIDTDPAYVLFTSGSTGIPKGVVVSHRAIIDYIEWQCERFQFDKTSVLGNQAPFYFDASMPDIYTPLCSGATLQIIPEMLFLLPNKLIDYINEKKINTLIWVPSALMMLTNRDYFAQKSIEELRLVMFCGEVMPNKHLNIWRRYYPNAKFVNLYGPTEAAYACTYYEVDRKFTDEEPLPIGKPCENTDIIVLNENNQRVQKNEEGELCIRGSCLANGYYNNSVKTEEAFTINPLNNLYEERIYRTGDIVRYNEYMELEYVGRRDFQIKHMGYRIELGEIETAAYGMEEMRQCCAIYDNVENQIVLYCVVEKEKTEKDIFAFLKGKIPKYMLPGKILLESELPLNANGKIDRLLLKTKAQEK, from the coding sequence ATGATAACAAATGTGGTGCAGTATCTGGATAGACAGCTAAGAGAGCAAAAAGATAAAGTGGCAGTAGCAGAGGAAAAAGTAGAGTTAACTTTTGAGGAGATACATTTTGGAGCAACAAATATAGCGCAGCACATTCATACAGAGCGCCTGAGGTATTTTAATAAGCCAATTATTGTGTTTTGCACAAAAAGTGTAATGGAATATGTGGCACTCATGGGAGTTTTGTATAGTGGAAATTATTACGTGCCACTAGATGTAAAAATGCCAAAAGAGAGATTGAAACTTATTATCGGATTATTAGAGGCGGAGATAGCTATTACTACGTCAAATTTAGTGTCGTTATTACAGGAAACAGGGTTTGTAGGAAAAATAATTTTGCTGGAAAAAGAAGTATGTGAAAGAATACCAAAGGGGAGTGTGGAAAAATGGAGCCAGAATACTATAGACACAGATCCGGCATATGTTCTATTTACTTCTGGATCTACAGGGATTCCCAAGGGAGTGGTTGTTAGCCATAGAGCGATTATCGATTATATTGAGTGGCAGTGTGAACGTTTTCAATTTGATAAAACATCTGTGCTGGGAAATCAGGCGCCTTTTTATTTTGATGCGTCGATGCCGGATATTTATACTCCGCTATGTTCAGGAGCAACATTACAGATTATTCCTGAAATGTTGTTTTTACTACCAAACAAATTAATTGATTATATAAACGAAAAGAAAATAAACACGTTAATATGGGTGCCATCCGCTTTGATGATGTTGACAAATAGAGATTATTTTGCACAAAAAAGCATAGAAGAATTACGTCTCGTCATGTTTTGTGGTGAGGTTATGCCTAATAAACATTTAAATATATGGAGGCGTTATTATCCAAATGCGAAATTTGTGAATTTATATGGACCAACAGAAGCCGCGTACGCATGTACTTATTATGAAGTGGATAGAAAGTTTACAGATGAAGAGCCACTTCCAATAGGAAAGCCGTGCGAAAATACAGATATTATTGTTTTGAATGAAAATAATCAGCGTGTGCAAAAAAACGAGGAAGGAGAGTTGTGTATAAGGGGAAGTTGTCTTGCAAATGGATATTATAATAACAGCGTTAAGACAGAGGAAGCATTTACAATAAATCCATTAAATAATCTTTATGAGGAAAGAATATATCGTACGGGAGATATTGTTAGATATAATGAATATATGGAATTAGAGTATGTTGGTAGAAGAGATTTTCAAATAAAACATATGGGATATCGAATAGAGTTAGGAGAAATCGAAACTGCAGCATATGGGATGGAAGAAATGAGACAGTGTTGTGCAATATATGATAATGTAGAAAACCAAATTGTATTATATTGTGTTGTCGAAAAAGAGAAAACAGAAAAAGATATATTTGCATTTTTGAAGGGGAAAATACCTAAATATATGTTGCCAGGGAAAATTTTATTGGAAAGTGAGCTTCCGTTAAATGCAAATGGAAAAATTGATAGGTTACTGTTGAAAACTAAAGCGCAGGAAAAATGA
- a CDS encoding glycosyltransferase family protein has protein sequence MNPYQIAFIICSNDKQETDECLFYLRNLKIPRGYSTEIIPIYNASSMASGYNIGMNRSDAKYKVYLHQDTFIINPNFIHELLQVFQSDSEIGILGCVGRRKMPLDGLAVDGWNTGKVYDNLDSVQGYESGICEVDALDGLLLATQYDIPWREDLFQGWDYYDISQCYEFLRKGLKVVVPKQKEYWCYHDNRYSRLKDYDKWRQKFVEEYQDIYPFEYTEHISENKREMEELAKALTAMLASHLNSGQMTEFAAICSNPGVKNQLWAKEYCQVSSIFGTEQNTNSIKQIYRGNAKDTLDYLRRLKHLLKRIEYNAQIDDEVLSEIIENYSVYAICIVCISYCRKRKRVYETLLSFCRIHGKEQEERELFSFQEVMTEQQSIEVKHMQPLIVRDESWEKSGQEQVLLIVNSIARQTPKAFELCQKLRKQYDIFLVVQQYDADILEELDQMHIETFYLEQPMHMMWDMKDKLYKQFKEVIIVGDNMERFVEQWHRTHVPVKWYVSGEKVEGRREYSENILLYMA, from the coding sequence ATGAATCCGTATCAAATTGCATTTATCATCTGTAGCAATGATAAACAGGAAACAGATGAGTGCTTATTTTATTTAAGAAATTTAAAAATTCCAAGAGGTTATAGTACGGAAATTATTCCAATTTATAACGCGTCTTCCATGGCTTCGGGTTATAATATTGGAATGAACCGTAGTGATGCAAAGTATAAGGTTTATCTTCATCAGGACACATTCATTATCAATCCTAATTTTATCCATGAATTATTGCAAGTATTTCAATCTGATTCGGAAATCGGTATCCTGGGATGTGTTGGCCGACGAAAGATGCCTTTAGATGGTCTTGCAGTTGATGGATGGAATACAGGGAAAGTGTATGATAATTTAGATTCTGTTCAAGGTTACGAAAGTGGAATCTGTGAAGTGGATGCCTTAGATGGCTTATTACTTGCCACACAGTATGACATTCCATGGCGGGAAGATCTTTTCCAGGGATGGGATTATTATGATATCTCCCAGTGCTATGAATTTCTGCGCAAAGGTTTAAAAGTTGTGGTTCCTAAGCAGAAAGAATATTGGTGTTATCACGATAATCGATATAGCAGGCTGAAGGATTATGATAAATGGCGTCAAAAATTTGTGGAAGAATACCAAGACATATATCCATTTGAATATACAGAGCACATCAGTGAGAATAAGCGGGAAATGGAAGAGCTGGCGAAAGCGCTTACAGCGATGTTAGCAAGTCATTTGAATAGTGGACAAATGACGGAATTTGCTGCAATATGCAGCAATCCAGGCGTGAAAAATCAGCTTTGGGCAAAGGAATACTGTCAAGTTAGCAGCATTTTTGGTACAGAGCAGAATACCAATTCCATAAAACAGATTTATCGAGGAAATGCGAAGGATACTTTGGATTATCTTCGAAGGTTAAAACATTTATTGAAGCGGATAGAATACAATGCCCAAATAGATGATGAGGTATTAAGTGAGATTATAGAAAACTATTCCGTATATGCAATATGTATTGTGTGTATCAGTTACTGCCGGAAGCGCAAGAGAGTATATGAAACATTGCTTAGTTTTTGCCGTATACATGGGAAAGAACAGGAAGAAAGAGAACTTTTTTCTTTTCAGGAAGTAATGACTGAGCAGCAAAGTATAGAAGTAAAACATATGCAGCCGCTGATTGTACGGGATGAGAGTTGGGAGAAATCGGGACAAGAACAGGTTCTGCTGATAGTAAATAGCATAGCAAGACAAACTCCGAAAGCCTTTGAATTGTGTCAGAAATTGCGGAAACAGTATGATATTTTTCTGGTAGTGCAGCAGTATGATGCAGATATTTTAGAAGAACTAGACCAGATGCATATTGAGACTTTTTATTTGGAACAGCCGATGCATATGATGTGGGATATGAAAGATAAGTTGTATAAGCAGTTTAAAGAAGTTATTATTGTAGGAGACAATATGGAGCGGTTTGTAGAACAGTGGCACCGGACTCATGTGCCTGTGAAGTGGTATGTTTCTGGGGAAAAGGTTGAGGGAAGAAGGGAATATAGTGAAAATATTTTATTATACATGGCTTGA
- a CDS encoding glycosyltransferase family protein produces the protein MKIFYYTWLENSENDMMEALTRLGHTVVKCHIPLKNYEEDEEFTVNLEHIFLEHQCDIFFSFDFFPIIAKSAQRLRKRYIAWIYDMPHLTLFSPAVQSEYTSIFVFDKVQYEEVKRIKPNHLYHLPLPVNTVRLNKLLGDFSGEAEYQQDISFVGSLYEKNMYRQINYLPEYLKGYIDGVVESQQKIYGYNLVQETLTDEIIKELEKYIHMNLDESYLVTTRQLYADMINAEVTCRERRDLMSALATIGRFKLYTGSDVGLVPGVEPGGIVSYDRQMPQVFRSSKINLNITLRSIVSGIPLRALDIMGAGGFLLSNYQPELAEYFIDGQEVVMFESKEDMLAKADYYLRHEEQRKEIAYRGWKKVQEEFSYDFLLTKIFECAM, from the coding sequence GTGAAAATATTTTATTATACATGGCTTGAAAATTCAGAAAATGACATGATGGAAGCATTGACACGTCTGGGGCATACTGTCGTAAAGTGTCATATTCCATTGAAAAATTATGAAGAAGACGAAGAGTTTACCGTAAATCTGGAGCATATATTTCTGGAACATCAATGTGATATCTTTTTCTCATTTGATTTTTTTCCAATCATTGCAAAGTCGGCACAGCGATTGCGAAAAAGATATATAGCCTGGATATATGATATGCCGCATCTTACTTTATTCTCACCGGCAGTACAAAGTGAATATACCAGTATTTTTGTTTTTGATAAGGTGCAGTATGAAGAAGTGAAACGAATCAAGCCGAATCATCTCTATCATCTGCCATTACCGGTAAATACTGTTCGGCTTAATAAGTTACTGGGAGATTTTTCGGGAGAAGCAGAATATCAACAGGATATCAGTTTTGTGGGAAGTCTTTACGAGAAGAACATGTATCGTCAGATCAATTATCTACCGGAGTATTTGAAGGGATATATTGATGGAGTTGTAGAATCACAACAGAAGATTTATGGATATAATCTGGTACAGGAAACTTTAACAGATGAGATTATAAAAGAGTTAGAGAAATATATACACATGAATCTGGATGAATCTTATCTGGTTACTACAAGACAATTATATGCCGATATGATAAATGCCGAGGTTACGTGCAGAGAGAGAAGAGATTTGATGTCTGCCCTGGCTACAATAGGCAGATTTAAATTATATACCGGTTCGGATGTGGGGCTTGTACCGGGAGTAGAACCGGGAGGAATTGTTTCTTATGACAGGCAGATGCCACAGGTATTTCGCAGTTCTAAGATAAATCTTAATATAACGCTTCGGTCTATTGTGAGTGGAATACCGCTTCGTGCCTTGGACATTATGGGAGCTGGAGGATTTTTATTATCAAATTATCAACCGGAGCTTGCAGAATATTTTATAGATGGACAGGAAGTTGTAATGTTTGAAAGCAAAGAAGATATGCTAGCGAAGGCAGATTATTATTTACGACATGAAGAGCAGCGAAAAGAGATTGCTTATCGCGGTTGGAAAAAGGTTCAGGAAGAGTTTTCGTATGACTTTTTATTGACAAAAATATTTGAATGTGCGATGTAG
- a CDS encoding bifunctional glycosyltransferase family 2 protein/class I SAM-dependent methyltransferase has product MYRRLIELINAGEWEQAEQEFQLHQNDVWTDELAVLAATIFFQKGQMEDAYESIRKGLLYNYKNYELYLLLGNYYEQKNVNQAWLCYENAEFYCDKKEDLDIILQYKAAVEKSEKWNVKRTSIVMLSYNVKELTQQCIESVRQNNLASSYEMIVVDNHSTDGVREWLEEQDDIKLICNSENKGFPYGCNQGIKIAEPENNIFLLNNDTVVTPNAIFWLRMGLYENDAVGATGSVSNYVMNEQMIVEKYDTLEEYIAFGARNNLPKKNPYEKKIFLVGFALMLKREALDNIGLLDVRFSSGQYEDNDLGIRMNKAGWKVLLCKNSFIYHYGSGNGKFQESWNHISWRNAEKLKEKWKFDIRYYTRARLEIINLITHNIDQPIKVLEVGCGMGATLAKIQYFWPKAEVCGIEIVDRVAEIGANYLDIIQGNIETMEIPYTEEQFDYIILADVIEHLHEPENAVKRLMPYLKKGGAFLCSVPNFMHVSALLPLLQGKLDYQDAGILDRTHIRFFTLNSIAKMFEGCGLGIEALSGTAGEEITPQEMQMLDALATIPGIAPKEEFQIYQYIFRARKAER; this is encoded by the coding sequence GTGTACAGAAGACTAATTGAATTAATCAATGCAGGGGAATGGGAACAGGCAGAGCAGGAATTTCAATTACATCAGAATGATGTCTGGACAGATGAACTGGCAGTATTGGCAGCTACTATATTTTTTCAAAAAGGGCAGATGGAAGATGCATACGAGAGCATCCGGAAGGGATTGCTTTATAATTATAAAAACTATGAGTTATATCTTTTGCTGGGGAATTATTATGAACAGAAAAATGTAAATCAGGCGTGGCTTTGTTATGAAAATGCAGAGTTTTATTGTGATAAGAAAGAAGATTTGGATATTATTCTGCAATACAAAGCTGCTGTTGAGAAGAGTGAAAAATGGAATGTGAAAAGGACATCAATTGTGATGTTGTCCTATAATGTAAAGGAACTGACACAGCAATGCATTGAAAGTGTTCGACAGAACAACTTAGCTTCTTCTTATGAGATGATAGTAGTGGATAATCATTCCACCGATGGAGTAAGAGAGTGGCTGGAGGAGCAGGATGATATTAAACTCATATGCAATTCCGAGAATAAAGGATTCCCTTATGGATGTAATCAGGGAATAAAAATAGCAGAGCCGGAAAATAATATTTTTCTTCTCAATAATGATACGGTAGTTACTCCCAATGCAATCTTTTGGTTGAGAATGGGGTTATATGAAAATGATGCGGTCGGTGCGACCGGTAGTGTTTCCAATTATGTCATGAATGAGCAGATGATAGTGGAAAAATATGATACACTGGAAGAGTATATTGCTTTTGGAGCAAGGAATAATCTTCCGAAAAAAAATCCATATGAGAAAAAAATATTTTTAGTGGGATTTGCATTGATGTTAAAGCGGGAAGCACTGGATAATATCGGTTTGTTGGATGTACGTTTTTCTTCTGGGCAGTATGAGGATAACGATTTGGGAATCCGAATGAACAAGGCCGGCTGGAAAGTTCTGTTATGTAAGAATAGTTTCATTTATCATTATGGTTCGGGAAATGGAAAATTTCAGGAATCATGGAATCACATTTCATGGAGAAATGCGGAAAAATTAAAAGAAAAATGGAAGTTTGACATAAGATATTATACCCGGGCGCGTTTGGAGATTATAAATCTGATTACCCATAATATAGATCAGCCTATCAAAGTGTTAGAAGTGGGATGCGGTATGGGTGCAACACTGGCTAAAATACAGTATTTCTGGCCAAAGGCAGAGGTCTGTGGAATTGAAATTGTGGATCGTGTGGCAGAAATTGGTGCAAATTATCTGGATATTATTCAGGGAAATATTGAAACAATGGAGATTCCGTATACCGAGGAACAGTTTGATTATATCATTTTAGCTGATGTTATTGAGCATTTGCATGAACCAGAGAACGCGGTAAAACGCTTGATGCCATATTTGAAAAAAGGTGGAGCATTCTTATGCAGTGTGCCTAACTTTATGCATGTATCTGCATTATTGCCGTTATTGCAGGGAAAGTTAGATTACCAGGATGCAGGGATTCTGGATAGAACGCATATTAGATTTTTCACATTGAACAGTATTGCTAAAATGTTTGAGGGATGCGGACTGGGAATTGAAGCTTTATCCGGAACTGCAGGAGAGGAGATTACACCACAAGAAATGCAGATGTTGGATGCATTGGCGACAATACCGGGAATTGCTCCGAAAGAAGAATTTCAAATATACCAGTATATTTTTCGGGCAAGAAAGGCTGAGAGGTAG
- a CDS encoding DUF4422 domain-containing protein: MDTRLYVMTHKKIEPIQNDIYIPLHVGRKGKEDLGYVGDDTGDSISEKNSSYCELTGLYWLWKNVNCDIIGICHYRRFFVKDEQILEKEYIEELLQSYDIIIPDSRCAQEGSMEAHYAARHDVEDLLLCGEIIKEKYPEYSTAFQMAMNSNLISMGNMWITRKEIFDKYCAWLFDILFEAEKQIDFLKYDDYQGRVMGFLSERLFRVWLLNQEYSIREEYVKMIETKDFLNDIKGMQLKYQYMKTTLKPLLQLYESHTGSLDSVKSLAEEFGQKDDFEGKIPVWVCWWQGEESAPELVKACINSIRKRIPSEKAVFRLITLENCREYVTFTDTVIKKFQEGKITLTHLSDMLRAELLYRYGGLWLDATYYVADNMEESMFEKDFYTLKYSKSIWKSDISQGRWSCNLLRLKPKSLFARFLMEGLWFYWEMNDSLINYFWMDDVIALEYDTFPEIHKMMDECPVSDTAVFDLQKNLNRKFDEKKYQEWTRKTSFFKLNWRTEVAERTLTQAQTFWGYLKEKEFNL, encoded by the coding sequence ATGGATACAAGACTTTATGTTATGACACATAAAAAGATAGAGCCAATTCAAAATGATATCTATATTCCTCTTCATGTAGGAAGAAAAGGAAAGGAAGACCTTGGTTATGTGGGGGATGATACAGGGGATTCTATCTCAGAAAAAAACAGTAGTTACTGCGAACTGACAGGATTGTACTGGCTGTGGAAAAATGTAAACTGTGATATTATTGGCATTTGTCATTACAGAAGATTTTTCGTGAAAGATGAACAGATTTTAGAGAAAGAATACATTGAGGAACTTCTGCAAAGCTACGACATAATTATTCCTGATAGCAGATGTGCGCAAGAAGGGAGCATGGAAGCGCATTATGCGGCAAGACATGATGTGGAAGATTTGTTGCTATGTGGTGAGATTATAAAGGAAAAATATCCGGAATATTCAACTGCATTTCAGATGGCAATGAATTCGAATTTGATTTCCATGGGAAATATGTGGATTACCCGAAAAGAAATTTTTGACAAATATTGTGCATGGCTGTTTGATATTCTGTTCGAAGCAGAAAAGCAAATTGATTTTTTAAAATATGACGATTATCAGGGCAGGGTCATGGGGTTCTTATCGGAACGTTTATTTCGGGTCTGGCTTTTGAATCAGGAATATTCCATTCGAGAAGAATATGTTAAGATGATAGAAACGAAAGATTTTTTGAATGATATTAAGGGAATGCAGTTAAAGTATCAGTATATGAAAACTACTTTAAAGCCATTACTTCAGCTTTATGAATCCCATACCGGTTCTCTGGATTCTGTGAAAAGTCTGGCGGAAGAATTTGGTCAAAAGGATGATTTTGAAGGAAAAATACCGGTTTGGGTATGCTGGTGGCAGGGAGAAGAGTCGGCACCTGAACTTGTGAAGGCATGCATTAATAGTATTCGAAAACGTATCCCGAGCGAAAAGGCAGTTTTTCGGTTGATTACGCTAGAAAATTGCAGAGAATACGTGACATTTACAGATACAGTTATTAAGAAGTTTCAGGAAGGTAAGATAACACTGACACATTTGTCGGATATGTTACGGGCAGAGTTGTTATATCGTTATGGTGGGCTGTGGTTGGATGCAACTTACTATGTAGCGGATAACATGGAAGAAAGTATGTTTGAAAAAGATTTCTATACGTTAAAGTATTCGAAAAGTATATGGAAATCAGATATATCTCAGGGACGTTGGTCATGTAATTTGTTGCGTTTGAAACCGAAGAGTCTTTTTGCGCGATTTCTCATGGAAGGTTTATGGTTTTATTGGGAAATGAATGATTCGCTGATTAACTATTTTTGGATGGATGATGTAATTGCATTAGAATACGATACATTTCCTGAGATACATAAAATGATGGATGAATGTCCGGTAAGTGATACTGCTGTATTTGATTTGCAGAAAAATCTGAATCGAAAGTTTGATGAAAAGAAGTATCAGGAGTGGACACGGAAAACATCATTTTTTAAACTCAATTGGAGAACAGAAGTGGCAGAACGAACATTAACGCAGGCGCAGACATTTTGGGGATATTTAAAGGAAAAGGAATTTAACTTATGA
- a CDS encoding glycosyltransferase, which yields MMKYSKKQTDYPKTAIIIVSYNNKELTQACIESIRVNNPAETYQLIVVDNASTDGVTEWLAEQKDITLIVNQENKGFPYACNQGIAAAEKEADIFLLNNDTVVPKDALFWLREGLYSDEKVGATGSVSNNVVNYQQVPEQFTTLEEWLAFAEQNNVEMEYPYEKKGWLVGFAMLIKRTAMNKILVAEGKEKDAVPEVLDTRFSPGNYEDNDLSIRLLKNGYELLLCKNSFIFHHGGKSFGKQNEKYTKLLLENQKKLADKYGIDFIPYSYVEMALLDMIKPVKPDFSLLEIGCKLGASLARIESRYPQSKVCGIEENEKLAELAKQVAEVRCEDILEIDVEGNSDYDEKYDYILLNHVLEKYESAEEVLKRAARCAKPGGTLLVSVDNRQCIRSVEKGFTLDEIVELFNRYGLQLKEFNYRPLLCSEEEKKKLAEIMKYTDASMRPLYEAERFIFAAGKAL from the coding sequence ATGATGAAATATAGCAAAAAACAGACAGATTATCCCAAGACGGCGATTATTATAGTATCCTATAACAATAAAGAATTAACGCAGGCATGTATTGAGAGTATCCGCGTCAACAATCCGGCGGAAACATATCAACTAATTGTAGTGGATAATGCTTCGACAGATGGTGTTACAGAGTGGCTTGCAGAACAAAAGGATATTACCTTGATTGTGAATCAGGAGAATAAAGGATTTCCGTATGCTTGCAATCAGGGAATTGCAGCAGCCGAGAAAGAAGCAGATATTTTTCTCTTAAATAATGACACGGTGGTTCCGAAGGATGCGTTGTTCTGGTTACGGGAAGGACTATATTCCGATGAAAAGGTGGGAGCAACAGGCAGTGTTTCCAATAACGTAGTAAATTATCAGCAGGTGCCGGAGCAGTTTACTACATTAGAAGAATGGCTTGCCTTTGCAGAACAGAATAATGTAGAGATGGAATATCCTTATGAGAAAAAGGGGTGGCTGGTAGGATTCGCCATGCTCATCAAACGAACTGCTATGAATAAGATTTTAGTGGCAGAGGGAAAGGAAAAGGATGCAGTACCGGAGGTGCTGGATACTCGTTTTTCTCCGGGAAATTATGAAGATAATGATTTAAGCATCCGTTTATTGAAAAACGGTTATGAATTGTTATTGTGTAAAAACAGTTTTATTTTTCATCATGGAGGAAAGTCCTTTGGAAAGCAGAACGAGAAGTATACAAAATTACTGTTAGAGAATCAGAAGAAACTGGCAGATAAATATGGTATAGATTTTATACCATACAGCTATGTAGAGATGGCGTTGTTAGATATGATAAAGCCTGTAAAGCCTGATTTTTCTCTTTTAGAGATTGGCTGTAAGCTGGGAGCATCTCTTGCAAGAATTGAAAGCAGATATCCACAGAGCAAAGTGTGTGGTATTGAAGAAAATGAGAAACTGGCAGAACTTGCAAAACAAGTGGCTGAGGTGCGATGTGAAGATATTTTAGAAATAGACGTAGAAGGAAATTCCGATTATGACGAAAAATACGATTACATCCTATTAAATCATGTTTTGGAAAAGTATGAGAGTGCAGAAGAAGTGTTGAAAAGGGCAGCAAGATGTGCAAAACCGGGAGGCACATTGCTGGTTTCTGTGGATAACCGTCAATGTATTCGTTCCGTGGAAAAGGGATTTACGCTGGATGAAATCGTGGAACTTTTTAACCGGTATGGATTGCAGTTAAAAGAGTTTAATTATCGGCCGTTGCTATGTAGTGAAGAAGAGAAGAAAAAATTGGCGGAGATTATGAAATATACGGATGCGTCTATGCGTCCATTATATGAAGCGGAACGGTTCATATTTGCAGCAGGAAAGGCGTTATAA
- a CDS encoding glycosyltransferase family 4 protein: protein MKKMMVLLPCLEGAGGISVLKNLLGVLKKKGYEITVISQLEGAMRDSFEGMGFVVRIEPDMQEEKFLSEVTEADEIFVNTLQLIPVIQKLNGCKTKVYWWIHEPPAYFKVCKDRIPDGFFTQLEENIKVYTAGQLVHDHIWTTYGYDATVLNFGVEDTSSKVKKRSREPEERIRFLLPSFYFDYIKGQDLLLKAITGLPQEYLNRSEFFFLGHVEEDMQGLYGVIQKLEQAWGNVHYLAPLEHEKMLELMNEMDCLVAPSREDATNACIVEGMMLSKICICSDMTGASRYLEDCVSALVFPTENVDELIKRIMLVIGSFDELTVIGENGRRVYEEVFSEEVFERRVEELF, encoded by the coding sequence ATGAAAAAGATGATGGTGCTGCTTCCGTGTTTAGAAGGAGCAGGAGGAATCAGCGTATTAAAAAATCTTCTAGGTGTTTTAAAGAAAAAGGGCTATGAGATAACGGTTATTTCACAGCTAGAGGGCGCCATGCGAGACAGCTTTGAAGGAATGGGATTTGTTGTTCGGATAGAGCCGGATATGCAGGAAGAAAAGTTTCTTTCCGAAGTGACAGAGGCAGATGAAATTTTTGTAAATACATTACAACTAATTCCGGTTATTCAGAAATTAAATGGTTGTAAAACAAAAGTTTACTGGTGGATTCATGAGCCTCCGGCCTACTTTAAAGTATGCAAAGACAGGATACCGGATGGGTTCTTTACACAACTGGAAGAAAATATAAAAGTGTATACGGCAGGACAGTTGGTACATGACCATATATGGACAACTTATGGGTATGATGCCACGGTTTTGAATTTTGGGGTAGAGGATACTTCTTCTAAAGTGAAAAAAAGAAGCAGAGAACCAGAAGAACGGATACGTTTTTTACTACCGAGTTTTTATTTTGATTACATAAAAGGGCAGGATTTACTGTTGAAGGCAATTACAGGTCTTCCGCAGGAGTATTTGAACCGTAGTGAATTTTTCTTTTTGGGACATGTGGAAGAAGATATGCAAGGCTTATATGGTGTGATTCAAAAATTAGAGCAGGCATGGGGAAATGTACATTATCTGGCTCCGTTGGAACATGAAAAAATGTTGGAATTGATGAATGAAATGGATTGCTTAGTGGCACCATCAAGAGAAGATGCAACCAATGCCTGTATTGTGGAAGGAATGATGCTGTCTAAAATCTGTATTTGTTCAGATATGACAGGCGCATCAAGATATTTAGAAGACTGCGTCAGCGCATTGGTGTTCCCCACGGAAAATGTAGATGAGCTGATAAAGCGGATTATGTTAGTGATTGGCAGTTTTGATGAGTTGACAGTCATTGGAGAAAATGGGCGGCGAGTGTATGAAGAGGTATTTTCAGAGGAAGTATTTGAACGGAGAGTCGAAGAACTATTTTGA